A window from Spirochaetota bacterium encodes these proteins:
- a CDS encoding HD-GYP domain-containing protein — MDQHTIKNEQELIREIETLRKERDNLLGRINNKRLETGIIQSENDYRRILEQIDDGYFEVDLNGNHTFCNKAMELITGYTPEELIGSSYTILMDEKTAEQISTHFAAVHRLEAEKKTVVYEIIRKDKTDRIVEISVSLMHSAVGKNVGLRGIMRDITERLRDIDLQESFNTMRKALGQTVQALALALEVRDPYTAGHHRRVSDLARAIASLMGFTRDRIDGIRIAGSIHDIGKISIPAEILSKPAALTEIEYKLIKTHPQMGYDILKNIDFPWPVAMAVYQHHERINGSGYPCGLTDKNIILEAKILSVADVVEAMSSYRPYRRAIGTETAIDEIRKNSGVLYDGNVVEACCVLFNEKGYLFKD, encoded by the coding sequence ATGGATCAACATACCATTAAAAACGAACAGGAACTCATACGGGAGATCGAGACTCTCCGCAAGGAGCGTGACAACCTGCTCGGCAGAATCAATAACAAGCGCCTTGAGACCGGCATCATCCAATCGGAGAACGATTACCGCCGGATCCTGGAACAGATCGATGACGGCTACTTTGAGGTCGACCTGAACGGCAACCATACCTTCTGCAACAAGGCGATGGAGCTCATAACCGGCTACACGCCGGAAGAGCTGATCGGCTCAAGCTATACGATCCTGATGGACGAGAAAACGGCGGAGCAGATATCGACGCACTTCGCCGCGGTGCACCGCCTTGAAGCGGAAAAGAAAACCGTCGTGTACGAGATCATCCGCAAGGACAAGACCGACCGCATCGTCGAGATATCGGTCAGCCTGATGCATTCCGCCGTGGGAAAAAATGTCGGCCTGCGCGGCATCATGCGCGACATCACCGAGCGGCTGCGCGACATAGACCTGCAGGAAAGCTTCAACACGATGCGCAAGGCCCTGGGCCAGACGGTGCAGGCCCTGGCCCTGGCCCTGGAGGTGCGGGACCCCTACACGGCGGGACACCACCGCCGCGTGTCGGACCTGGCCCGGGCCATCGCCTCCCTCATGGGATTCACGCGGGACCGCATCGACGGGATCCGCATCGCCGGGTCCATACATGACATCGGCAAGATCTCGATTCCCGCGGAGATATTGAGCAAGCCGGCGGCGCTCACCGAGATCGAATACAAGCTGATCAAAACGCACCCCCAGATGGGATACGATATCCTGAAAAACATCGATTTCCCCTGGCCGGTCGCCATGGCCGTGTACCAGCACCACGAGCGCATTAACGGGTCCGGCTATCCCTGCGGACTGACTGATAAAAACATCATCCTCGAAGCGAAGATCCTCTCCGTTGCCGACGTGGTCGAGGCCATGTCATCCTACCGGCCCTACCGGCGGGCCATCGGCACGGAAACGGCCATCGACGAGATCAGGAAGAACAGCGGCGTCCTCTATGACGGGAACGTGGTGGAAGCCTGCTGCGTTCTCTTCAATGAAAAAGGCTACCTTTTCAAGGACTGA
- a CDS encoding PilZ domain-containing protein, whose product MEKRNTIRVPFHVRSVVKYGDSVLEGDVLDLSTGGMMIQAEMNLPVDEIVQISLFLYGTSSNLSLNIVGKVVRKTDSGTAIKFTELDLDSFIHLRNIVSRNAFDEEKIVREFQEFKIEDAARD is encoded by the coding sequence ATGGAAAAAAGGAATACGATCAGGGTGCCTTTTCACGTCCGGTCTGTTGTCAAATACGGGGATTCTGTTCTTGAAGGAGATGTCCTTGATCTCAGCACGGGGGGGATGATGATCCAGGCTGAAATGAATCTCCCCGTTGATGAAATCGTCCAGATCTCGCTGTTTCTCTACGGAACCAGCTCAAATCTCTCCCTGAATATCGTCGGCAAGGTGGTGCGCAAAACGGACTCCGGCACGGCCATCAAGTTTACCGAGCTCGACCTGGATTCGTTCATCCACCTGAGGAACATCGTATCCCGCAACGCCTTTGACGAGGAGAAGATCGTCAGGGAGTTCCAGGAATTCAAGATAGAAGACGCCGCCAGGGACTAG
- a CDS encoding acyl-CoA dehydrogenase family protein, producing the protein MKEKKPTITILDWLFSRQGAIDTRPLERVSDWKKIYDDAASGWDLPVDRAVIGGFLADRAAYAFAAGYESGLRRLVPSLPQKAIVSFCVSEEKGGHPSTIRSSLREAASGGGWTLDGSKKFITMADEAELLLVAASTGSGPDGKNRIRMVMVERNAPGVEVTVMKGLPFVPEISHGTIAFSGVAVDEGSVLPGDGYNGYIRPFRTIEDLHVFAAIAGFIFRIASLHGWPRAIREETASLIAGTRALAMEDTSSPAVHIALGGLHRQITALLGSVSGYWDMVDEQTRVRWERDRGLLSVAETARAKRLEAAWSRLG; encoded by the coding sequence ATGAAAGAAAAGAAACCGACGATCACCATCCTCGACTGGCTTTTTTCGCGGCAGGGCGCGATAGATACCAGGCCTCTTGAAAGAGTGAGCGACTGGAAGAAAATCTACGATGACGCCGCGTCGGGATGGGATCTCCCGGTGGACCGGGCGGTCATCGGGGGCTTCCTGGCGGACCGCGCCGCCTACGCCTTCGCCGCGGGATACGAATCGGGACTCCGGCGTCTTGTCCCTTCCCTGCCGCAGAAAGCCATCGTCTCCTTCTGCGTCTCCGAGGAGAAAGGCGGGCACCCGTCGACGATACGATCGTCCCTCAGGGAGGCTGCATCGGGCGGAGGATGGACCCTGGACGGAAGCAAGAAATTCATCACCATGGCCGACGAGGCCGAGCTTCTCCTGGTGGCGGCCTCGACCGGCTCCGGCCCGGACGGGAAAAACCGGATCCGCATGGTCATGGTCGAACGAAACGCGCCGGGCGTCGAGGTCACGGTCATGAAGGGCCTTCCCTTTGTGCCGGAGATCAGCCACGGCACGATCGCCTTCAGCGGCGTCGCCGTGGACGAAGGCTCCGTCCTTCCGGGCGACGGGTACAACGGGTATATCCGGCCCTTCCGCACCATCGAGGACCTTCACGTGTTCGCGGCCATCGCCGGGTTCATCTTCCGCATCGCCTCCCTCCACGGCTGGCCCCGCGCCATCAGGGAGGAGACGGCGAGCCTTATCGCGGGAACGCGGGCCCTGGCCATGGAAGATACTTCCTCGCCGGCGGTGCACATCGCGCTGGGGGGGCTGCACCGGCAGATCACCGCGCTCCTGGGAAGCGTGTCAGGCTATTGGGACATGGTTGATGAACAAACAAGGGTCCGGTGGGAACGGGACCGGGGGCTTCTCTCCGTGGCGGAAACGGCCCGGGCCAAGCGCCTTGAAGCCGCGTGGTCGCGCCTGGGCTAG
- a CDS encoding DnaJ domain-containing protein, whose product MDPRRSEHRLRLIPFDTADILTLLESHESPVMEAELLRAMTGEERIPSNREKLFELHFSFYHALYRLKREAGARGYYLHLDPMRIRLARIPGPGACHHYDSQAGSHCCMDTDGGDYCAAHRGPGETDLFFDPLYDFYTNPDNLSFGESAVLEKLMKGVVIYALRRGEVERALDLFGVPRPTMKSIRKKYHEMAKKLHPDLNRGSEPLMKELNHAYQVLMEVFVI is encoded by the coding sequence ATGGATCCGCGGCGCTCCGAACACAGGCTTCGTCTCATCCCCTTCGATACGGCCGATATCCTCACGCTCCTGGAATCGCATGAATCCCCGGTGATGGAGGCGGAACTCCTGCGGGCCATGACCGGGGAGGAGCGGATACCCTCCAACAGGGAAAAGCTCTTCGAGCTCCACTTCTCGTTCTACCACGCCCTGTACCGGCTGAAGCGGGAGGCGGGAGCGCGCGGCTATTACCTTCACCTTGACCCGATGAGGATCAGGCTGGCCCGGATACCGGGCCCCGGCGCCTGCCATCATTACGACTCCCAGGCGGGATCTCACTGCTGCATGGACACCGACGGCGGCGATTACTGCGCGGCGCACCGCGGCCCCGGGGAAACCGATCTCTTCTTCGACCCTCTCTATGATTTCTACACCAACCCGGACAATCTCTCCTTCGGAGAGAGCGCCGTCCTTGAGAAGCTGATGAAGGGCGTCGTCATATACGCGCTCCGGCGCGGCGAGGTGGAGCGGGCCCTGGATCTCTTCGGCGTCCCGCGCCCCACGATGAAAAGCATCAGGAAGAAATACCACGAGATGGCCAAGAAGCTCCACCCGGACCTGAACCGGGGGAGTGAGCCCCTGATGAAGGAGCTGAACCACGCCTACCAGGTCCTCATGGAAGTCTTCGTCATCTGA
- a CDS encoding Smr/MutS family protein → MNEHISPRVLEILEWPVIRDELRRRCATGPGRDLVDGIRPPGADIARARLKKISALKELIAQNRAPDFSGVADIEPQIALAERDGALKLDDLAAVRSFVVASGRIMRFLKEQKDEFPPLAEEHGRLDRLETITGVLTKAVTENGELNDAAYPELHRLKGELFSAKQEMEKSIGRMIHTPSMDAVLQEKIFTTRNDRYVVLVKSSMKDRVRGTVHDISASGATYYIEPQEITPLNNRALMVEKELQAETARILRDLSARVAESAGPLRGNLDAIAGLDFLHGAARFSIDIKGAEPEIAESSDIVLYGARHPILYLMSPASVVANDIGLGGENRCLVISGANTGGKTVLLKTIGLCVLFVMLGLHVPAGPDSRVGIFSRILADIGDDQSLSRSLSTFSGQIVVINEMLANADDRTLVIIDEIIVGTNPRQGAALAQAILESLIETGSRIVVTTHYSELKDLPAGDGRFQNASVSFDMDTLRPTYRLITGIPGVSYAIEIARNYGFPDRVIDRSRSLLDSRELTMEALIEKMQKHERELTDKKARLDEMAAGLEKEKTEYDGLMKSLEKRSQEIKQKEGIEFLRELREYRDLVARRITDLQKMNMKEAGRVHETIREVEESIRTDLGREKGKLFRDKYVPLDAEGLKPGDRIFIISLEKEGTVETIDASRRTATVLLGSSIRSTFSLDDLYQPKGGQARPAPERKQDRKRRPEPGADDGGAIPGVVQTTYNTVDLRGKRVEEGLRIMEQDFDRMVRVGIDTAVVIHGHGTGAMKEAVRENLRHNLYASGFRPGEIGEGGDGVTIVRLRC, encoded by the coding sequence ATGAACGAACACATATCCCCCCGCGTGCTGGAAATACTGGAGTGGCCCGTCATCCGTGATGAGCTCCGCCGGCGCTGCGCCACGGGGCCGGGGCGTGACCTGGTCGACGGGATCCGGCCGCCCGGCGCGGACATCGCCCGGGCACGGCTTAAGAAAATCTCCGCCCTGAAGGAGCTGATAGCGCAGAACAGGGCGCCGGACTTCTCCGGTGTCGCCGACATAGAGCCGCAGATCGCCCTGGCTGAGCGCGACGGCGCCCTGAAGCTTGATGACCTGGCGGCGGTGAGGAGCTTCGTCGTCGCCTCGGGCAGGATCATGCGCTTTCTGAAGGAACAGAAGGACGAGTTCCCTCCCCTGGCGGAGGAGCACGGCCGCCTCGACAGGCTCGAGACCATCACCGGTGTTCTCACGAAAGCCGTAACGGAAAACGGCGAGCTGAACGACGCCGCGTACCCGGAACTCCACAGGCTCAAGGGGGAGCTCTTCTCCGCGAAGCAGGAGATGGAGAAAAGCATCGGGCGGATGATCCACACGCCCTCCATGGACGCGGTGCTGCAGGAGAAGATCTTCACCACCCGGAACGACCGCTACGTGGTCCTGGTCAAATCCTCCATGAAGGACCGCGTCCGGGGCACGGTCCACGACATATCCGCCAGCGGCGCCACCTACTACATCGAGCCCCAGGAGATCACGCCCCTGAACAACCGCGCCCTCATGGTGGAGAAGGAGCTGCAGGCGGAGACCGCGAGGATCCTCCGCGACCTTTCCGCCCGCGTGGCGGAAAGCGCCGGTCCCCTCCGCGGGAACCTCGACGCTATCGCGGGCCTCGACTTCCTCCACGGCGCCGCCCGCTTCAGCATAGACATAAAGGGCGCTGAGCCGGAGATCGCCGAATCGAGCGACATCGTCCTCTATGGCGCCCGGCACCCGATCCTCTACCTGATGTCGCCGGCCTCGGTGGTGGCAAACGATATCGGCCTGGGCGGGGAGAACCGCTGCCTCGTCATATCAGGCGCCAACACCGGCGGGAAGACGGTGCTCCTGAAGACCATCGGCCTCTGCGTACTCTTCGTGATGCTGGGCCTTCACGTGCCGGCCGGGCCAGACTCGCGGGTCGGGATCTTCTCGCGCATCCTCGCGGATATCGGCGACGACCAGAGCCTCTCCCGGTCGCTGTCGACCTTCTCCGGCCAGATCGTGGTCATCAACGAGATGCTGGCCAATGCCGACGACCGGACACTCGTCATCATCGACGAGATCATCGTGGGCACCAACCCGCGCCAGGGCGCGGCCCTGGCCCAGGCGATCCTGGAGTCCCTGATCGAGACAGGGAGCAGGATCGTGGTCACCACGCATTACTCCGAGCTGAAAGACCTCCCCGCGGGCGACGGCAGGTTCCAGAACGCGTCAGTGTCCTTCGACATGGACACGCTCCGCCCCACCTACCGCCTCATCACCGGGATCCCCGGCGTGAGCTACGCCATCGAGATAGCCAGGAACTACGGGTTTCCGGACCGGGTCATCGACCGGTCGCGGTCCCTCCTGGACAGCAGGGAGCTCACCATGGAGGCGTTGATCGAAAAGATGCAGAAGCACGAGCGGGAGCTCACGGACAAGAAGGCCCGCCTCGACGAGATGGCCGCCGGCCTTGAAAAGGAGAAGACCGAGTACGACGGGCTGATGAAATCGCTGGAGAAGCGCTCCCAGGAGATAAAGCAGAAGGAGGGGATCGAGTTCCTCCGGGAGCTCCGGGAATACCGGGACCTGGTGGCGCGCCGCATCACCGATCTCCAGAAGATGAACATGAAGGAGGCGGGCAGGGTCCATGAGACGATCAGGGAGGTGGAGGAGTCGATACGGACCGACCTCGGCAGGGAAAAGGGAAAGCTCTTCCGCGACAAGTATGTCCCCCTGGACGCGGAAGGATTGAAGCCGGGCGACCGCATTTTCATCATCTCCCTCGAAAAGGAGGGGACCGTCGAGACCATCGACGCCTCGCGGAGGACCGCGACTGTCCTCCTGGGAAGCTCTATCAGGTCCACCTTCAGCCTCGACGACCTGTACCAGCCGAAGGGCGGGCAGGCCCGCCCCGCGCCGGAGCGGAAACAGGACAGGAAGAGGCGCCCTGAGCCGGGCGCCGATGACGGCGGCGCCATACCCGGCGTGGTGCAAACGACCTACAACACCGTGGACCTCAGGGGAAAGCGGGTCGAGGAGGGCCTGCGCATCATGGAGCAGGACTTCGACCGGATGGTCCGTGTCGGCATCGACACGGCGGTGGTGATCCATGGCCACGGCACCGGCGCCATGAAGGAGGCGGTGCGGGAGAACCTCAGGCACAACCTTTACGCGAGCGGGTTCAGGCCCGGCGAGATCGGCGAAGGCGGGGACGGCGTGACCATCGTACGCCTCCGGTGCTGA
- a CDS encoding 4Fe-4S binding protein, with product MTQEEIYVKLREHLHSLPGGFPTTKEGHEIKILKKLFTPDEAVYAMALRPKPEDVATIARRLSIGEPEASEQIENLARKGLIFRVREGNIKKYMAISYVVGIFEFQLDKMDREYAALHDTYKPYYGLQWISTRTRQMRTVPVHAAIQSNASVEIYDRARDFIKTQKIIGLADCICRKKNDLLGKSCGHPLETCLTFGDVATYYIDYKMARKITPDEALRVLELGERSGLVISPTNTVEHAGMCLCCSCGCGVLSGMKLMPNPADYIDSTYQAGIDALLCDSCGECAGRCQMGAIARGDASYAVNPRRCIGCGLCIATCDKNAVSFHCREGGVKPRGNFYDLLDTISKERGLAAQ from the coding sequence ATGACACAGGAAGAAATCTATGTAAAGCTCAGGGAGCATCTGCACAGTCTGCCGGGCGGCTTTCCCACGACAAAGGAAGGCCATGAAATCAAAATATTAAAAAAGCTTTTCACGCCTGATGAAGCGGTCTACGCAATGGCATTGCGTCCGAAACCCGAGGATGTCGCCACGATAGCGCGACGCCTGTCTATAGGCGAGCCGGAGGCGTCCGAGCAAATTGAGAACCTGGCGCGCAAGGGGCTCATTTTCAGGGTCCGGGAGGGGAATATCAAAAAGTACATGGCGATTTCATATGTCGTCGGGATCTTTGAGTTCCAGCTGGATAAAATGGACCGCGAGTATGCCGCGCTCCATGACACATACAAGCCCTATTACGGACTGCAATGGATTTCGACCAGGACCAGGCAGATGAGGACCGTACCGGTGCATGCCGCGATTCAATCGAACGCCTCCGTGGAAATCTATGACCGGGCCCGCGATTTTATCAAAACGCAGAAAATAATCGGACTCGCCGACTGCATATGCAGGAAAAAGAACGACCTGCTGGGAAAAAGTTGCGGCCATCCCCTTGAGACCTGCCTGACGTTCGGCGATGTCGCCACTTACTACATCGATTATAAGATGGCGCGCAAAATCACTCCGGACGAAGCTCTGCGGGTGCTTGAGCTGGGCGAGAGATCGGGACTGGTCATTTCACCGACAAACACCGTGGAGCACGCGGGCATGTGCCTCTGCTGCTCCTGCGGCTGCGGCGTCCTTTCGGGCATGAAACTGATGCCCAATCCGGCCGATTACATCGATTCGACCTACCAGGCGGGCATAGACGCGCTCCTCTGCGATTCCTGCGGCGAGTGCGCCGGCCGGTGCCAGATGGGGGCGATCGCCAGGGGGGATGCGTCCTACGCCGTCAATCCCAGGCGCTGCATCGGCTGCGGCCTCTGCATCGCAACCTGTGATAAAAACGCCGTCTCCTTCCATTGCAGGGAGGGCGGCGTTAAGCCCCGCGGGAATTTCTATGACCTGTTGGACACGATCAGCAAAGAGCGTGGTCTTGCCGCGCAATAA
- a CDS encoding SDR family oxidoreductase: MKTNQSIVITGASTGIGRACALRLESDGFRVFAGVRKKADGDALAALSKGGIVPLMLDVTDEKMIARAVKTVASETGGGLFGLMNNAGIGQGSAVELTPVSVVRELYEVNVIGMFAVTRAFLPLLRKARGRIVNTGSAGGFISLPAASVYNSSKFAVEAISDALRVELRPFGIHVSVLEPGLIRSEILRKGREARKSLIARADPDIYGLYGDVVQHNAKWLEEGARLPAEAVAERVHHAFTAKKPKSRYVIGRDAKKLRFLEGLPTPVRDCIVWKTIYG, from the coding sequence ATGAAAACGAATCAGTCGATTGTCATCACCGGGGCGTCCACCGGGATCGGGCGGGCATGCGCGCTTCGCCTCGAGAGCGACGGTTTCAGGGTGTTCGCGGGTGTAAGGAAAAAAGCCGACGGCGACGCGCTGGCGGCTCTTTCAAAGGGCGGCATCGTTCCGCTGATGCTCGATGTCACGGATGAAAAGATGATTGCCCGCGCCGTGAAAACGGTCGCGTCGGAAACCGGCGGTGGATTGTTCGGGCTGATGAACAATGCCGGGATCGGACAGGGCAGCGCCGTTGAGCTGACGCCGGTTTCGGTCGTCCGCGAGCTGTATGAGGTCAATGTCATCGGCATGTTCGCCGTAACACGGGCCTTTCTGCCGCTGTTGCGAAAGGCGAGGGGGCGGATCGTGAATACGGGCTCCGCCGGGGGGTTCATTTCGCTGCCGGCGGCGAGCGTTTACAACTCTTCGAAATTCGCCGTTGAGGCCATAAGCGACGCGCTGCGGGTGGAGCTGCGTCCCTTCGGGATTCATGTCTCGGTGCTGGAGCCCGGCCTGATCCGGTCCGAGATATTGAGGAAAGGGAGGGAGGCAAGGAAGAGTCTCATTGCCCGGGCGGACCCGGACATCTATGGTCTGTACGGGGACGTTGTGCAGCACAACGCGAAATGGCTCGAGGAAGGGGCCCGCCTTCCCGCAGAAGCCGTGGCCGAGCGGGTCCACCACGCCTTTACCGCGAAGAAACCCAAGTCCCGGTATGTGATCGGACGTGACGCGAAGAAGCTGCGGTTCCTGGAGGGGCTGCCGACCCCGGTGCGGGATTGCATCGTCTGGAAAACTATTTATGGATAA
- a CDS encoding methyltransferase domain-containing protein encodes MTIDTINKMLDYLDTIPFIGKAARAVSKAVRRIFIKEKKKQGVHYPFLHHTLTIPRGETLESLYHLLDSYRFEYDKTGEFTNYLREDFKRFLYTLSLIPPDTAGALLEIGGNPYFTSTLVKKFTKYSLVCTNFFGDQSGKYSERKSSKNDGEMVFEYYNNNIEKEELPFPPGSFDVILFCEVIEHLTMDPLYALINIHRVLKKGGTLILTTPNVNRLYNVASILAGININDTYSGYGIYGRHNREYSKNELIGILNHAGFDIETMFCSDVEDLNSANSVYSVRKILRLVKFQKEYLGKYFFIKAKKTREPNTLKPRWFYRSYDESELC; translated from the coding sequence ATGACGATAGACACTATCAATAAAATGCTGGATTACCTTGATACGATTCCATTTATCGGAAAAGCGGCGCGAGCCGTTTCAAAAGCGGTGAGACGGATATTTATCAAAGAGAAAAAAAAACAGGGGGTACATTATCCCTTTTTACATCATACCCTTACGATTCCCCGTGGAGAAACCCTCGAATCTCTCTATCATCTGCTTGACTCCTATCGATTCGAATACGACAAAACCGGGGAATTCACCAATTACTTGCGGGAGGATTTTAAAAGGTTCCTGTATACCCTCAGCCTGATCCCGCCGGACACCGCAGGCGCACTGCTGGAAATAGGCGGCAATCCCTATTTCACATCCACGCTGGTTAAAAAATTCACGAAGTACAGCCTCGTATGCACGAACTTTTTCGGGGACCAGTCGGGAAAATATTCCGAAAGGAAGTCAAGCAAGAATGACGGGGAAATGGTATTCGAGTACTACAACAATAATATCGAAAAAGAAGAACTCCCCTTCCCCCCGGGGAGTTTCGATGTAATTTTATTCTGCGAAGTGATTGAGCACTTGACCATGGATCCCCTCTACGCCCTGATCAACATACACCGGGTATTGAAAAAAGGCGGAACCCTGATATTGACAACCCCCAACGTCAACAGGCTGTACAACGTCGCAAGCATCCTCGCCGGTATCAACATAAATGACACATACTCCGGCTACGGCATTTACGGAAGGCACAACAGGGAATACAGCAAAAACGAGCTCATAGGTATTCTGAACCATGCCGGATTCGACATAGAAACGATGTTCTGCAGCGATGTCGAGGACCTGAACAGCGCCAATTCGGTGTATAGCGTCAGGAAGATCCTCAGGCTCGTGAAGTTCCAAAAAGAATATCTCGGCAAGTACTTCTTCATTAAAGCAAAAAAGACACGGGAGCCTAACACCCTGAAACCCCGATGGTTTTACAGAAGCTACGATGAATCGGAGTTATGTTAG
- a CDS encoding cache domain-containing protein, with product MKLSWKNISLGYKIFGVLLVTVLIFAATIILYILPTLEDKIVSERKESLKNMVAIAIGYCNSINAEYEQGTVTKEEMERRITSRLRSMKYGPENKDYLFISDLSPMMIMHPFNAGLEGKDLGDYKDPTGKKLFVEMATVCKEKGAGFVEYRWQYKDDKNRIVPKITYVQLFKPLGYVIGTGLYIEDVRESIRSLTIGIIVIMLVITAVIGGIIILLTRSIVKPVQRIIRYAGSLADGDFTWRLEDDDRKDEMGKIAAALNTAADGLEELITGVVESSENLVQAVGQISSGNQNLSQRTSEQASSIEEIASTIEETAATINQNAENAVRASSLTDQGVSKSMEGNRIAIEAVASITEMNESSKKVADIIAVINEIAFQTNLLALNAAVEAARAGEQGRGFAVVAGEVRNLAQRSGNAAKEIESLIRDTVAKVESSTELVNRTGNSLTEIAEAAKVSARIIGEITAASQEQKQGINQINTAISEMDTMTQQNASLVEETASASEEMSNQAQELLGMVQKFKVRTAMAVKSGRKSAETRQAAAKQARKETAKPQPAGNVSKKDSSERAATMTAARAAHDSHMKKIMKQDGFEEF from the coding sequence ATGAAACTATCCTGGAAAAACATTTCATTAGGATACAAGATATTCGGCGTACTGCTGGTGACGGTCCTTATTTTCGCGGCTACGATCATACTCTATATCCTGCCGACCCTTGAGGACAAGATCGTATCCGAAAGAAAAGAGAGCCTGAAAAACATGGTGGCCATCGCCATTGGCTACTGCAACAGCATCAATGCTGAATACGAACAAGGGACCGTAACAAAGGAGGAAATGGAGCGCAGGATAACCTCCCGCCTCAGGAGCATGAAATACGGCCCCGAAAACAAGGATTATCTTTTCATAAGCGATTTGAGCCCCATGATGATCATGCATCCCTTCAACGCAGGCCTCGAGGGGAAGGACCTGGGCGATTACAAGGACCCTACCGGGAAAAAGCTCTTCGTGGAAATGGCCACGGTGTGCAAGGAGAAGGGAGCGGGTTTCGTCGAATACCGGTGGCAGTACAAGGACGACAAGAACAGGATCGTGCCGAAGATAACCTACGTGCAGCTTTTCAAGCCCCTGGGATACGTCATCGGCACGGGCCTGTATATCGAGGACGTCAGGGAAAGCATACGGAGCCTGACCATCGGGATCATCGTGATAATGCTGGTCATAACCGCGGTCATCGGGGGGATCATAATACTGTTAACCCGGTCCATCGTCAAGCCGGTGCAGAGGATAATACGGTATGCCGGGAGCCTGGCCGACGGCGATTTCACATGGAGGCTCGAGGACGACGACCGGAAGGACGAGATGGGCAAGATCGCGGCGGCCCTCAACACGGCGGCGGACGGCCTGGAGGAGCTCATCACCGGCGTGGTCGAGTCCTCCGAGAACCTGGTGCAGGCCGTGGGCCAGATCTCCAGCGGCAACCAGAACCTGTCCCAGCGCACCAGTGAGCAGGCATCGAGCATCGAGGAGATAGCCTCCACCATCGAGGAAACGGCGGCCACCATCAACCAGAACGCGGAAAACGCGGTGCGCGCCAGCAGCCTTACGGACCAGGGAGTATCCAAGTCGATGGAGGGCAACAGGATCGCCATCGAGGCGGTGGCCTCCATCACCGAGATGAACGAATCGAGCAAGAAGGTGGCGGATATCATCGCGGTCATCAACGAGATCGCCTTCCAGACGAACCTCCTGGCGCTGAACGCCGCCGTCGAGGCGGCCCGGGCCGGCGAGCAGGGGCGCGGCTTCGCGGTCGTGGCCGGCGAGGTGCGGAACCTCGCCCAGCGCTCGGGCAACGCCGCCAAGGAGATCGAGTCCCTGATCAGGGACACCGTGGCGAAAGTGGAGTCCAGCACCGAGCTGGTGAACAGAACCGGCAACTCCCTGACGGAGATTGCCGAAGCGGCCAAGGTGTCGGCCCGGATCATCGGCGAGATCACCGCCGCGAGCCAGGAGCAGAAGCAGGGGATCAACCAGATCAACACCGCCATCTCGGAGATGGATACCATGACCCAGCAGAACGCGTCCCTGGTGGAGGAGACGGCTTCGGCCAGCGAGGAGATGTCGAACCAGGCCCAGGAGCTCCTTGGCATGGTGCAGAAATTCAAGGTCAGGACCGCCATGGCTGTCAAATCCGGGCGGAAGAGCGCCGAGACGCGCCAGGCTGCGGCCAAACAGGCACGAAAAGAAACGGCCAAGCCGCAACCGGCCGGCAACGTCAGCAAAAAGGATTCGTCAGAGCGGGCCGCAACAATGACCGCCGCCCGCGCCGCCCATGACAGCCACATGAAGAAAATAATGAAGCAGGATGGGTTTGAAGAATTCTAA
- a CDS encoding nucleotidyltransferase domain-containing protein, with the protein MKISININHQELEQYCVRNHIEKLSLFGSILREDFNEQSDIDVLVRFEEGHVPGFFKLADMEEELSRLMGGRKVDMRTSEDLSRYFRKDVINEALVQYDAG; encoded by the coding sequence ATGAAGATCAGCATTAACATAAATCATCAGGAACTCGAGCAGTACTGTGTTCGCAATCACATAGAAAAACTGTCATTGTTCGGCTCTATATTGCGTGAAGATTTCAATGAACAGAGCGATATTGATGTCCTCGTGCGCTTCGAGGAGGGCCACGTCCCCGGTTTCTTTAAGCTAGCAGACATGGAAGAAGAATTGTCCCGACTAATGGGTGGACGCAAAGTAGACATGCGGACCTCAGAGGATTTAAGCCGCTATTTCCGTAAAGATGTAATAAACGAGGCGTTGGTGCAGTATGATGCGGGATGA